One window of the Hoplias malabaricus isolate fHopMal1 chromosome Y, fHopMal1.hap1, whole genome shotgun sequence genome contains the following:
- the LOC136678299 gene encoding cysteine--tRNA ligase, cytoplasmic-like isoform X2, which translates to MSEAGEQVKGKRVQPPWSPPGGTELPKLKLYNSLTRTKEVFVPQHGNRVLWYCCGPTVYDASHMGHARSYISFDILRRILMNYFKYDVFYCMNITDIDDKIIKRARQNHLLEQYRAKKPGASQILQDVLTARKPFQAKLVETTDPDKKQMLERLNMSVTTALSPLQEAIKSGASDAVIESQAQVLLEEAKDLLSDWLDSQFGSQVTENSIFSLLPKYWEGEYHKDMEALNVLPSDVLTRVSEYVPEIVEFVKKIVDNGYGYESNGSVYFDTAKFDANSRHSYAKLVPEAVGDQKALQEGEGDLSISADRLSEKRSQNDFALWKASKPGEPSWESPWGKGRPGWHIECSAMAGSILGESMDIHGGGFDLRFPHHDNELAQSEAYFENNHWVRYFLHTGHLTIAGCKMSKSLKNFITIKDALAKHTARQLRLAFLMHSWKDTLDYSNNTMESAIQYEKFMNEFFLNVKDILRTPTDITGQFEKWETEEIELNKSFYDKKEAVHEALCDNIDTRSALEEMRALVGQSNAYIAARKSAKLLPNRMLLQSIAYYLTDMFKTFGAIEGTEPIGFPVGTNGQNADLESTVMPYLKVLSDFREGVRKIAREQKVTEVLQLCDAVRDDILPELGVRLEDHEGLRTVVKLVDRETLLKEREEKKKVEEEKRKKKEEAARKKQEQEMAKLAKMKIPASEMFRMETDKYSNFDDTGFPTHDAEGKELSKGQTKKLRKLYEAQEKLYNDYLQSTQNGS; encoded by the exons ATGTCAGAAGCTGGAGAACAAG TAAAGGGGAAGAGGGTGCAGCCCCCATGGTCTCCCCCAGGTGGGACTGAACTTCCAAAACTCAAACTTTACAACAGCTTAACACGGACCAAG gAAGTGTTTGTCCCGCAGCATGGGAACCGTGTGCTGTGGTACTGCTGTGGCCCCACAGTCTATGACGCTTCCCACATGGGGCATGCCAG ATCATACATTTCTTTTGACATCCTTCGAAGGATACTGATGAACTATTTCAAATATGATGTCTTCTATTGCATGAACATCACTGACATTGATGACAAA ATCATTAAAAGGGCCAGACAGAATCACCTGCTAGAGCAGTACAGAGCAAAGAAGCCAGGTGCCTCTCAGATCCTGCAGGATGTTTTAACTGCCAGAAAG CCATTCCAAGCCAAGCTCGTGGAGACCACAGACCCTGATAAGAAACAGATGCTTGAAAGACTGAACATGTCAGTGACCACTGCGTTGAGCCCCCTGCAGGAGGCGATAAAGAGTGGGGCTTCAGATGCTGTTATTGAGAGCCAAGCACAG GTTTTGCTGGAAGAAGCTAAGGACCTTTTGTCAGATTGGTTAGATTCCCAGTTTGGCAGCCAAGTTACTGAAAATTCAATATTCTCCCTTCTGCCAAAATACTGGGAAGGGGAATATCATAAAGACATGGAGGCCCTCAAT GTTCTCCCCTCTGACGTACTCACGCGGGTCAGTGAGTATGTTCCAGAAATTGTGGAGTTTGTCAAGAAAATAGTGGACAATGGATATGG GTATGAGTCTAATGGATCAGTGTATTTTGACACTGCAAAGTTTGATGCTAACTCCAGACATTCGTACGCCAAACTGGTGCCAGAGGCAGTGGGTGATCAGAAGGCTCTACAAGAAGGAGAAG GAGACCTGAGTATTTCAGCAGATCGTCTGAGTGAAAAGCGTTCACAGAATGATTTTGCCCTGTGGAAGGCATCCAAGCCTGGGGAGCCATCCTGGGAATCCCCTTGGGGAAAG GGACGTCCTGGTTGGCATATTGAGTGTTCAGCAATGGCTGGTTCTATACTTGGAGAGTCTATGGACATTCATGGAGGAGGTTTTGACCTGCGCTTCCCTCATCACGACAATGAACTGGCCCAGTCTGAG GCGTACTTTGAGAACAACCACTGGGTGCGCTATTTCTTGCACACGGGTCACTTGACAATAGCTGGCTGCAAGATGTCCAAATCGCTGAAAAACTTCATTACCATAAAAGATGCCCTAGCCAAACACACAG CAAGGCAGCTGCGTCTAGCCTTCCTGATGCACTCCTGGAAGGACACATTGGACTATTCCAATAACACCATGGAGTCAGCTATTCAGTATGAGAAGTTCATGAAC GAATTCTTCTTGAATGTGAAAGATATCCTAAGGACACCTACTGATATCACTGGTCAGTTTGAAAAATGGGAAACAGAAGAAATAGAACTGAATAAGAG TTTCTATGACAAGAAAGAGGCAGTTCATGAGGCTCTGTGTGACAATATCGACACACGTTCTGCCCTGGAGGAGATGAGGGCCCTTGTGGGGCAGAGTAATGCTTACATAGCAGCCAGGAAAAGCGCCAAACTTCTGCCAAACCGtatgctgctccagagcattgcCTACTACCTGACAGACATGTTCAAG ACGTTTGGGGCAATTGAAGGAACAGAGCCCATCGGATTCCCTGTTGGAACAAATGGCCAAAATGCTGAT CTGGAAAGTACCGTCATGCCCTACTTGAAAGTACTTTCAGATTTCAGAGAAGGAGTTCGAAAAATTGCCAGAGAACAAAAAG tTACCGAGGTGCTACAACTGTGTGATGCAGTAAGGGATGACATTCTTCCAGAGTTAGGAGTTCGACTTGAAGATCATGAAG GGCTCCGCACAGTGGTGAAGCTAGTAGACAGAGAGACCCTACTGAAAGAacgggaagaaaagaaaaag GTagaggaggaaaagagaaagaagaaagaagaggcAGCAAGAAAGAAACAGGAGCAAGAG ATGGCCAAACTTGCAAAGATGAAGATCCCCGCTAGTGAAATGTTCCGCATGGAAACGGACAAGTATTCCAACTTTGATGACACG GGTTTCCCCACACATGATGCAGAAGGAAAGGAACTTAGCAAGGGACAAACCAAAAAGCTTCGTAAGCTTTATGAAGCACAGGAAAAGCTGTACAACGATTACCTCCAGTCTACCCAGAATGGAAGCTGA
- the LOC136678299 gene encoding cysteine--tRNA ligase, cytoplasmic-like isoform X1, with amino-acid sequence MSEAGEQAFDYGFLLRISEDGRRAEALNDYLSNRSYLAGYGPSQADLEAFALLCGPPSQQHVHALRWYRHIAALQSQINGQATDPSIKGKRVQPPWSPPGGTELPKLKLYNSLTRTKEVFVPQHGNRVLWYCCGPTVYDASHMGHARSYISFDILRRILMNYFKYDVFYCMNITDIDDKIIKRARQNHLLEQYRAKKPGASQILQDVLTARKPFQAKLVETTDPDKKQMLERLNMSVTTALSPLQEAIKSGASDAVIESQAQVLLEEAKDLLSDWLDSQFGSQVTENSIFSLLPKYWEGEYHKDMEALNVLPSDVLTRVSEYVPEIVEFVKKIVDNGYGYESNGSVYFDTAKFDANSRHSYAKLVPEAVGDQKALQEGEGDLSISADRLSEKRSQNDFALWKASKPGEPSWESPWGKGRPGWHIECSAMAGSILGESMDIHGGGFDLRFPHHDNELAQSEAYFENNHWVRYFLHTGHLTIAGCKMSKSLKNFITIKDALAKHTARQLRLAFLMHSWKDTLDYSNNTMESAIQYEKFMNEFFLNVKDILRTPTDITGQFEKWETEEIELNKSFYDKKEAVHEALCDNIDTRSALEEMRALVGQSNAYIAARKSAKLLPNRMLLQSIAYYLTDMFKTFGAIEGTEPIGFPVGTNGQNADLESTVMPYLKVLSDFREGVRKIAREQKVTEVLQLCDAVRDDILPELGVRLEDHEGLRTVVKLVDRETLLKEREEKKKVEEEKRKKKEEAARKKQEQEMAKLAKMKIPASEMFRMETDKYSNFDDTGFPTHDAEGKELSKGQTKKLRKLYEAQEKLYNDYLQSTQNGS; translated from the exons ATGTCAGAAGCTGGAGAACAAG CCTTTGATTATGGCTTCTTGCTGCGAATAAGCGAGGATGGCCGCAGGGCTGAGGCTCTGAATGACTACCTGAGCAACCGCAGTTACCTGGCTGGTTATGGGCCCTCACAGGCGGACTTGGAAGCCTTTGCGCTTCTCTGCGGACCTCCGTCCCAGCAGCATGTCCACGCCCTGCGCTGGTACAGACACATAGCCGCCCTGCAGTCCCAAATCAACGGCCAGGCCACAGACCCCAGCA TAAAGGGGAAGAGGGTGCAGCCCCCATGGTCTCCCCCAGGTGGGACTGAACTTCCAAAACTCAAACTTTACAACAGCTTAACACGGACCAAG gAAGTGTTTGTCCCGCAGCATGGGAACCGTGTGCTGTGGTACTGCTGTGGCCCCACAGTCTATGACGCTTCCCACATGGGGCATGCCAG ATCATACATTTCTTTTGACATCCTTCGAAGGATACTGATGAACTATTTCAAATATGATGTCTTCTATTGCATGAACATCACTGACATTGATGACAAA ATCATTAAAAGGGCCAGACAGAATCACCTGCTAGAGCAGTACAGAGCAAAGAAGCCAGGTGCCTCTCAGATCCTGCAGGATGTTTTAACTGCCAGAAAG CCATTCCAAGCCAAGCTCGTGGAGACCACAGACCCTGATAAGAAACAGATGCTTGAAAGACTGAACATGTCAGTGACCACTGCGTTGAGCCCCCTGCAGGAGGCGATAAAGAGTGGGGCTTCAGATGCTGTTATTGAGAGCCAAGCACAG GTTTTGCTGGAAGAAGCTAAGGACCTTTTGTCAGATTGGTTAGATTCCCAGTTTGGCAGCCAAGTTACTGAAAATTCAATATTCTCCCTTCTGCCAAAATACTGGGAAGGGGAATATCATAAAGACATGGAGGCCCTCAAT GTTCTCCCCTCTGACGTACTCACGCGGGTCAGTGAGTATGTTCCAGAAATTGTGGAGTTTGTCAAGAAAATAGTGGACAATGGATATGG GTATGAGTCTAATGGATCAGTGTATTTTGACACTGCAAAGTTTGATGCTAACTCCAGACATTCGTACGCCAAACTGGTGCCAGAGGCAGTGGGTGATCAGAAGGCTCTACAAGAAGGAGAAG GAGACCTGAGTATTTCAGCAGATCGTCTGAGTGAAAAGCGTTCACAGAATGATTTTGCCCTGTGGAAGGCATCCAAGCCTGGGGAGCCATCCTGGGAATCCCCTTGGGGAAAG GGACGTCCTGGTTGGCATATTGAGTGTTCAGCAATGGCTGGTTCTATACTTGGAGAGTCTATGGACATTCATGGAGGAGGTTTTGACCTGCGCTTCCCTCATCACGACAATGAACTGGCCCAGTCTGAG GCGTACTTTGAGAACAACCACTGGGTGCGCTATTTCTTGCACACGGGTCACTTGACAATAGCTGGCTGCAAGATGTCCAAATCGCTGAAAAACTTCATTACCATAAAAGATGCCCTAGCCAAACACACAG CAAGGCAGCTGCGTCTAGCCTTCCTGATGCACTCCTGGAAGGACACATTGGACTATTCCAATAACACCATGGAGTCAGCTATTCAGTATGAGAAGTTCATGAAC GAATTCTTCTTGAATGTGAAAGATATCCTAAGGACACCTACTGATATCACTGGTCAGTTTGAAAAATGGGAAACAGAAGAAATAGAACTGAATAAGAG TTTCTATGACAAGAAAGAGGCAGTTCATGAGGCTCTGTGTGACAATATCGACACACGTTCTGCCCTGGAGGAGATGAGGGCCCTTGTGGGGCAGAGTAATGCTTACATAGCAGCCAGGAAAAGCGCCAAACTTCTGCCAAACCGtatgctgctccagagcattgcCTACTACCTGACAGACATGTTCAAG ACGTTTGGGGCAATTGAAGGAACAGAGCCCATCGGATTCCCTGTTGGAACAAATGGCCAAAATGCTGAT CTGGAAAGTACCGTCATGCCCTACTTGAAAGTACTTTCAGATTTCAGAGAAGGAGTTCGAAAAATTGCCAGAGAACAAAAAG tTACCGAGGTGCTACAACTGTGTGATGCAGTAAGGGATGACATTCTTCCAGAGTTAGGAGTTCGACTTGAAGATCATGAAG GGCTCCGCACAGTGGTGAAGCTAGTAGACAGAGAGACCCTACTGAAAGAacgggaagaaaagaaaaag GTagaggaggaaaagagaaagaagaaagaagaggcAGCAAGAAAGAAACAGGAGCAAGAG ATGGCCAAACTTGCAAAGATGAAGATCCCCGCTAGTGAAATGTTCCGCATGGAAACGGACAAGTATTCCAACTTTGATGACACG GGTTTCCCCACACATGATGCAGAAGGAAAGGAACTTAGCAAGGGACAAACCAAAAAGCTTCGTAAGCTTTATGAAGCACAGGAAAAGCTGTACAACGATTACCTCCAGTCTACCCAGAATGGAAGCTGA